A window from Entomoplasma freundtii encodes these proteins:
- a CDS encoding PTS transporter subunit EIIC, whose translation MKKSEKSEKLVANILEKVGGSENIQDVYNCATRMRLTLRVNSRANIEELKKIEGISGALWSNGELQLIIGAGVSELTTYVKESSQKLKSTNVDFKTNNLVKQNVPLWKRFLKSVSAIFGPLIPFLVGVGLIMALQQILIRSGLASDPTKEGAILGTDYNIFDYVLNVIASTGFKMMGVIAMWSTVRYLGGNAPIAIALGLIMVSPIIPEAGIKLTSLGLWEIKIQPFYSTILAFIVIGALIAFAQRQMDKRFHPVANFILNPFLSLLIGGLLAFFIVGPIMRVVENALLIAFNWIMEWPFGLGALVVGLTWQPLVVLGVHNILFFAAVTDIVANGQPSLFLAAAFAAAWAQMGATIAVGLKSKRSIDKSAAFAAALPGIISGPTESCIYGINLPKGLPFITGVIAGGLSGWLIGIFNVRLDNLAGLGGIVGFLAYTENLVGAILIDLFAIGFGIVLTYLLWSEQKTEKTLAMKITRKIAKKEGIGSEIDSDAKKIIAIIKTNQRKLGNKEKNVNDINKVKNKFATSDSTLASEIDNFITNLLNNVQNKKLNQNLVKKLKRFKTAEQKQINFEYERLKKQTTNLRTLKKDTQSYAKVLAKTDNLEFKLKKQVALQEDQEAKVLVSKGKKAKVLFKPLKRKDRSEKREQQIIKLQTLINQNKQTINQLTDDINLKSDKHYSNIENTITNLESLTNRDFDNYKKAYFNAIHNIQISSNKLELKI comes from the coding sequence ATGAAAAAAAGTGAAAAATCTGAAAAATTAGTAGCCAATATTTTAGAAAAAGTTGGTGGGTCAGAAAATATCCAGGATGTTTATAATTGTGCAACAAGAATGCGCTTAACCTTAAGAGTTAATTCTCGAGCAAATATTGAAGAATTGAAAAAGATTGAGGGAATCAGCGGAGCTCTTTGGTCCAATGGTGAATTACAATTAATAATCGGCGCGGGTGTTTCAGAATTAACAACTTATGTCAAAGAAAGTTCCCAAAAGTTAAAATCAACTAACGTCGATTTTAAAACGAACAATCTTGTCAAACAAAATGTGCCTCTGTGAAAAAGGTTTTTAAAATCTGTCTCAGCAATTTTTGGCCCATTAATTCCTTTCTTAGTTGGAGTTGGTTTAATTATGGCCTTGCAACAAATTTTAATTAGGTCAGGACTAGCGTCAGATCCAACAAAAGAAGGAGCGATTTTAGGTACTGATTATAATATTTTTGATTATGTTTTGAATGTAATTGCCAGTACTGGTTTTAAAATGATGGGGGTTATAGCAATGTGATCCACCGTCCGGTATTTAGGCGGTAATGCGCCAATTGCCATTGCCCTAGGCTTAATTATGGTGAGTCCAATTATCCCCGAGGCTGGAATCAAACTAACAAGTTTGGGATTGTGAGAAATTAAAATTCAACCATTTTATTCAACCATTTTGGCTTTTATTGTCATTGGAGCACTCATTGCTTTTGCACAAAGACAAATGGATAAAAGGTTCCACCCAGTCGCTAATTTTATTCTCAATCCTTTCTTGTCTCTTCTAATCGGTGGTCTATTAGCTTTCTTTATCGTCGGGCCAATTATGAGAGTTGTTGAAAATGCCCTACTAATAGCTTTCAATTGGATTATGGAGTGACCATTTGGTTTAGGAGCCTTAGTAGTCGGTTTAACTTGACAGCCATTGGTAGTTCTAGGAGTACATAATATTCTGTTCTTCGCAGCCGTAACCGATATTGTTGCGAATGGCCAACCATCTTTATTTTTAGCAGCCGCTTTCGCTGCTGCTTGAGCCCAAATGGGGGCCACGATTGCTGTTGGTTTAAAAAGCAAAAGAAGCATTGACAAATCTGCCGCTTTTGCAGCAGCACTTCCAGGGATAATTTCTGGGCCTACAGAATCTTGTATTTATGGTATCAATCTACCTAAAGGTTTACCGTTTATTACTGGTGTAATTGCTGGTGGTTTATCAGGTTGACTAATTGGGATTTTTAATGTTCGGTTAGACAATTTGGCAGGACTAGGCGGAATTGTTGGATTTTTAGCCTATACAGAAAATTTAGTAGGGGCTATTCTAATTGATTTGTTTGCTATTGGTTTTGGGATTGTCCTGACTTACCTTCTTTGAAGTGAGCAAAAAACTGAAAAAACTCTAGCAATGAAAATTACTAGAAAAATTGCTAAAAAGGAGGGCATTGGTAGTGAAATAGATTCTGATGCCAAAAAAATTATCGCCATAATAAAAACAAACCAGAGAAAATTGGGTAATAAAGAAAAAAATGTTAACGATATTAACAAGGTTAAAAATAAGTTCGCGACTAGCGACAGCACTTTAGCTAGCGAAATAGATAACTTTATAACCAACCTATTAAATAATGTCCAAAATAAAAAATTAAACCAAAATCTTGTGAAAAAATTAAAAAGATTTAAAACTGCCGAACAAAAACAAATTAATTTTGAATATGAAAGATTAAAAAAACAAACGACTAATTTAAGAACCTTGAAAAAAGATACTCAAAGTTATGCCAAAGTTTTAGCAAAAACAGATAATTTAGAATTTAAGCTAAAAAAACAAGTCGCCCTTCAAGAGGACCAAGAAGCAAAAGTGCTAGTTTCTAAAGGAAAAAAAGCAAAAGTGCTTTTTAAACCATTAAAAAGAAAAGATCGTTCGGAAAAGAGAGAACAACAAATCATTAAGTTACAAACTTTAATTAATCAAAATAAACAAACTATAAATCAACTCACTGATGATATCAATTTAAAATCAGACAAACATTATAGCAATATTGAAAACACAATTACCAATCTAGAATCTCTAACAAATCGAGATTTTGATAATTATAAAAAAGCGTATTTTAATGCTATTCATAATATTCAAATTTCTTCAAATAAGTTAGAACTAAAAATATAA
- a CDS encoding DeoR/GlpR family DNA-binding transcription regulator, which produces MLKDERRIKILEVINKEGFAKNINLSRLTNSTIQTVITDINELHNEGLLIKVYGGAKSITINNNQKNMPERFDEEKDKLNIEAKDKIAKKAASMINDGDLVFLDTGTTTKRMVKYLLNKKIKIVTNGYSIALALIEQDMEVYFVGGRLIPSTHASAGELALKFLDNFFFDKAFLGSNGLANNNFYTTNISEAMIKEKVSQNSHHSWMLMDSSKFNLKNRIKIELKKETVLISEKEPSDYNREICLAKFN; this is translated from the coding sequence TTGCTTAAAGACGAACGACGCATAAAAATTTTGGAAGTAATTAATAAGGAAGGGTTTGCCAAAAACATAAACTTATCTAGATTAACTAATTCAACCATTCAAACAGTAATCACTGACATTAACGAATTACATAATGAAGGTTTATTGATTAAGGTTTATGGCGGAGCAAAATCGATAACAATAAATAATAACCAAAAAAATATGCCTGAAAGATTCGATGAAGAAAAAGATAAATTAAACATTGAGGCAAAAGATAAAATTGCCAAAAAGGCAGCTTCTATGATTAATGATGGTGATTTGGTGTTTTTGGATACCGGGACCACAACAAAAAGAATGGTGAAATATTTATTAAACAAAAAAATAAAAATCGTTACTAACGGTTATTCAATTGCCCTGGCATTAATTGAACAAGATATGGAAGTCTATTTTGTGGGTGGCAGACTTATCCCTTCCACTCATGCCTCCGCCGGTGAATTAGCGTTGAAATTTTTGGATAATTTCTTTTTTGATAAAGCATTTCTTGGAAGTAATGGTTTGGCAAATAATAATTTTTATACAACTAATATTTCAGAAGCAATGATTAAGGAAAAAGTCAGTCAAAATTCTCACCACTCATGAATGCTAATGGATTCAAGCAAATTTAATTTAAAAAATCGGATCAAAATTGAACTTAAAAAAGAAACTGTTCTCATAAGCGAGAAAGAACCTTCGGATTACAATCGAGAAATATGTTTAGCAAAATTTAATTAG
- the eno gene encoding phosphopyruvate hydratase, protein MSNIVKIVGREILDSRGMPTVEVEVWTEFGGYGNAKVPSGASTGANEALELRDEDSKRYNGKGVLKAVKNVNDKIAPKLIGLEVADQLTLDNTMLKLDGTEFKKNLGANAILGVSLACARAAANELDMPLWKYIGGVSGHILPVPMLNVINGGAHADSAIDFQEFMIMPVGAKTFSQAVQWASETFQALKSLLKSKGDITAVGDEGGFAPNFAWAYKNNSLDEFKAKTPVEVALDLLVEAIEKAGYKAGKDGIMIAMDCANSELYFDDKLYHFKKIEKLTGQKWALTSDEMVSFLEKLVAKYPIISIEDGLAESDWNGFAKLTAQIGNKVQIVGDDLFTTNPKYIKEGIAKKAANSTLIKLNQIGTLSETIEAIQMTQKAGWTAVVSHRSGETEDSTIADLVVAFNAGEIKTGSMSRSDRIAKYNRLLEIESELGENAIYPGMDAFYNLQNAK, encoded by the coding sequence ATGTCAAATATTGTAAAAATTGTGGGTCGTGAAATTTTAGACTCACGAGGAATGCCTACTGTCGAAGTCGAAGTTTGAACTGAGTTCGGTGGTTATGGAAATGCCAAAGTGCCTTCAGGAGCTTCAACTGGTGCTAACGAAGCTTTAGAGTTACGTGATGAAGACTCTAAACGTTATAATGGCAAAGGTGTTTTAAAAGCTGTTAAAAATGTTAATGATAAAATTGCGCCAAAATTAATTGGTTTAGAAGTTGCTGATCAATTAACACTTGATAACACAATGTTAAAACTTGATGGAACTGAGTTTAAGAAAAATCTTGGAGCTAATGCCATTTTAGGAGTTTCATTAGCTTGTGCACGTGCTGCTGCTAACGAACTAGACATGCCATTATGAAAATACATTGGTGGGGTAAGTGGTCACATCTTACCAGTCCCAATGTTAAATGTTATTAATGGTGGGGCTCATGCCGATTCAGCAATTGACTTCCAAGAATTCATGATTATGCCTGTTGGCGCAAAAACTTTTAGCCAAGCAGTGCAATGAGCAAGTGAAACTTTCCAAGCTTTAAAATCATTATTAAAATCAAAAGGTGATATTACTGCTGTTGGAGATGAAGGTGGGTTTGCACCAAACTTTGCTTGAGCATACAAAAATAATAGCCTTGATGAATTCAAAGCAAAAACTCCTGTAGAAGTTGCGCTTGATTTATTAGTTGAAGCTATTGAAAAAGCTGGTTATAAAGCTGGTAAAGACGGAATCATGATTGCTATGGATTGCGCTAACTCAGAACTTTATTTCGATGACAAACTATACCACTTCAAAAAAATCGAAAAATTAACTGGACAAAAATGAGCTTTAACTAGTGATGAAATGGTTTCATTCCTTGAAAAACTTGTTGCTAAATACCCAATTATTTCGATTGAAGATGGACTTGCCGAATCAGATTGAAATGGTTTTGCAAAATTAACTGCTCAAATTGGTAACAAAGTTCAAATCGTTGGAGATGACTTATTTACTACTAATCCAAAATACATCAAAGAAGGAATTGCTAAAAAAGCAGCTAACTCAACTTTGATTAAACTTAACCAAATTGGAACTCTTAGCGAAACTATTGAAGCTATTCAAATGACTCAAAAAGCTGGTTGAACTGCCGTTGTTTCTCACCGTTCAGGAGAAACTGAAGATTCAACAATTGCTGACTTAGTTGTAGCCTTTAATGCTGGAGAAATCAAAACTGGATCAATGTCACGTTCTGACCGTATTGCAAAATACAACCGTTTATTAGAAATTGAATCAGAACTTGGAGAAAATGCTATTTACCCAGGAATGGATGCTTTCTATAACTTACAAAACGCTAAATAG
- a CDS encoding glycerophosphodiester phosphodiesterase, giving the protein MLIAHRGFGQNRLIDFEKALKICLGVEFDIRLTKDKQIIIFHDSNFARFEAPEHFVKNLTYSEILELPFLKKHPEDIPPLLLETFLDKCVPYYQIMNVEIKAEKYDLEDFKIFHDALHKLRQHTKAEIIVSSFNKDVLWWITSLDHDAFKRGYLIASWLELDRELFNHFDYIHPYFESVIKKVNYGHYLGLNKPMMVWTFNYESEIKHVQSIYPPSLIHGYISNRLLKI; this is encoded by the coding sequence ATGTTAATTGCTCACCGCGGGTTTGGCCAAAACCGGTTAATTGACTTTGAAAAAGCACTCAAAATTTGTTTAGGTGTGGAGTTCGATATTCGCCTCACCAAAGATAAACAAATTATTATTTTTCACGATAGCAATTTTGCTCGTTTTGAGGCCCCTGAACACTTTGTAAAAAACCTCACATATAGTGAAATTTTAGAATTACCGTTTCTAAAAAAACATCCCGAAGATATTCCACCACTTTTGTTGGAAACATTTCTAGATAAATGTGTTCCTTATTATCAAATAATGAATGTGGAAATAAAAGCGGAAAAATATGATTTAGAAGACTTTAAAATATTTCATGATGCTTTACATAAATTAAGACAACATACCAAAGCGGAAATTATTGTCTCTTCTTTTAATAAAGATGTTTTGTGATGGATTACGAGTTTGGACCACGATGCTTTTAAAAGAGGTTATTTGATTGCTAGTTGATTGGAATTAGATCGAGAGTTATTTAACCATTTCGATTATATTCACCCTTACTTTGAAAGTGTTATTAAAAAAGTTAACTATGGTCATTATTTGGGGTTGAACAAACCAATGATGGTTTGAACCTTTAATTATGAAAGCGAAATCAAGCATGTCCAAAGTATTTATCCGCCTTCGCTAATTCATGGTTATATTAGTAATCGTCTCTTAAAGATTTAG